Below is a genomic region from Sneathia vaginalis.
CTATATCTATCATTTCTATCCTTTCTAGAATAAAATGCACACTAAAAAGTGTGCAAATTACTTCATTTTATCTATTACCTTCTTTATTTTTGAATATTCATAACCTTTTCTTGTTAGTTTTAATATTATCTTAGGCAATTCTATCTTATTCTCCTTCAATTTAGCTATTTCTTTTTCTAGTTGATCTTCTTCAGTGTTTTCTGGTACATCTGTATACGCTAAATCAATATCTGCTTTTTTTATACCCTTTTGCATTAATTTAAAATAGTTTTTTTGTCTACTATTACTATGTGTTAAAATGTATGAAAGTGCATAGTCTACATCATCAATATATCCACACTCTTTCATATACATAACAGCTTCATTAATTAAGTCAATATTCGTATACTTTGCTTTTAATTTTGAAATTAATTCATAGCTAGTTCTAGGTTTTAAGTAAATGTAAAATATTGCCTTATTCTTTATTGAAGCTAGCAATACATCTGTATACTTATCTGTAATATCATCGCCCTGTCTTAGCTTATACTCATGTATAATATCTGGATTAACATCTATTATCTCTTCATTTGATAGATAAATCTTATTCTTCACTAACTTTATTATTGTTAACATTTAATTTTTCTAATACCTTTGCTTTAATTTCTTCAAATAGTTCCTTATTTTCTTTCAATAAGTTTTCAACATTTATCTTACCTTGACCAAGTTTTGTGTCACCATAGCTAAACCATGCACCACTTTTTTTGCATATTTGTAATTCAATTGCAAGATCTAGTATTTCTCCTTCTTTTGAAATACCTGTTCCATACATAATGTTAAATCTAGCTTCCTTAAATGGAGGTGCAACCTTGTTTTTAGTTACTTTTACTAATACTTCATTTCCTACAACGTCATCGCTTTGCTTAATTTGACCAACTTTTTTTACTTCCATACGTATAGTAGAGAAGAATTTTAAAGCTCTTCCACCTGAAGTTGTTGTTTGAACTCCAGGAACAAAGCTAAATCCACCTATTTTTTCTCTTATTTGGTTTATAAACACAACAACAGTTTCTGATTTACCTATAGATCCTGTTAATTTTCTCAAGGCTTTAGACATTAATCTTGCTTGTAGACCCATTTGTTGGTCTCCCATTTCACCATCTATTTCAGACTTTGGTACAAGAGCTGCAACTGAGTCTATAACTATTACATCTATTGCTGAACTTCTAACTAAAAGTTCTACTATTTCCATTGCTTGCTCACCAGTATCAGGTTGAGAAATTAATAAGTCATCTATATTAACACCAAGTGCCTTTGCATATACGGGGTCTAATGCATGTTCAGCGTCAATAAATGCTGCTATTCCTCCTTCTTTTTGTGCTTGTGCTATAATATTCAATGCTAAAGTTGTTTTCCCTGATGATTCTGCACCATATATTTCAACTATACGGCCTCTTGGAACTCCTCCTATACCAAGAGCTAAATCTAGGTTCAAACTTCCAGTCGATATTGAACTAATATTCATTCTTTGATTTTCGCCTAATTTCATTATAGCTCCATCTCCGAAACTCTTTTGTATTTGTTCAACCGCTGATTTTAACAATCTTTCCTTTTCTTCAACTATATCTGTTTCTTCTTTTTTCTTAGCCATTTTTTTCCTTTCCAAAGTTCAAAATATATATATGATTATATCATAAATTTTGTTGCAAAAAAAGGTTCTATTTGACATTTAAGTATAAGTTATATATACTTTATTTATTAATAAGAAGGGAGATAAATATGTCACATATTTTAGTAATTTTAAACACAAAATTTTTATCAGCAATTTTTTCTACAATATTCATAATATTAATTGGATATTTTTTAAGAAAAAAGAACAAAGTTACAGAACAAGGGTCAAAAATATTAAGTTCTATACTTTTGTCTGCAGCTTTACCTGCATTAGCATTTAATGCTTTCATGCAAGATATTAAGCCAGAAACATATACAACTGGTATAAATGTATTAATCTTTGGATTTGTTGCATATGTTTTATTAATCTTTTTATCTTACATTTTCTACATTAGATACGAAGGTGATGCTAAGAAAACTATGATAGTATTAACTACATTTGGTTCTACAACATTCTTTGGTATACCTATCATAAACGGTTTACTTGGTAGCACTGGTACACTATATGCAAATATATTCAATATTGCTTATAGAGTATTCCTTTATTCATTTGGGTTAATAATGATGAGTGGTATTAAATTTGAAAAGAAAAATTTAAAACAAATTTTCCTTAACCCTATAATAATTGCAACTTTCTTAGGATTAATTATTTGGATATTCCAAAAATACATACCATTTGCAAGAATAGATAAAACTGCAAAACCTATATTTGCTGGTCTTAAATATTTAGGTAACCTATCTTCACCATTAGCATGGCTTGCAATAGGTATGACTTTAGCAAATATATCATTAAAAGAAGCACTAGAAGAAGTTCAAACTCTTGTATATGGTGTTATAAAATTAATTGTAATTCCTTTAATCTTCTTAGTATTATTAATAATACTAAACTCTTTAGGAATACACTTCCAATATGAAGCAATTACAAGTATTATTATTATGCTTGCAACACCACCTGCAACTGTTGCTGTTGCTTATGCTATTAAGTTTGATAAAAAAGCTGTACTTGCATCTAATATTTCATTAGTAAATACTGTATTATCTGTATTTGCTATAATAATATGGATAGTTGTATTAACTATTACTCATGGTATGGGATTAATTTAGAAAAGAGGAATAAAAAATGAAAGTCTTATGTTATGGTGTCAGAGATGTAGAAAAACCATTCTTTGAAAAATTAAATGAAAAATTTGGTTTTGATTTAACTCTAGTTCCTGAATACTTAAATTCAGTAGAAACTGCACAATTATCAAAAAATCATGAAGCAGTAATATTACGTGGAAATTGCTTTGCAACAAAAGAAGTCCTTGATATATACAAGGAAAATGGTGTTAAATATGTTTTAACTAGAACTGTTGGTGTTAACCATATTGATAATGCTTATGCTAAGAGTATAGGTTTAAAAACTGCATTTGTACCATTTTATTCTCCTAATGCAATAGCAGAATTAGCTATTACACACGCTTTAATGCTTTTAAGAAACATGGCTTTAACAACTAGTATGACTTCTAAAAAAGATTTCAGATGTGTTTCACAAATGTTCTCACGTGAAATTAGAAATTGTACAGTAGGTGTAATTGGTTTAGGTAAGATTGGATTTACTGCAGCAAAACTATTTAAAGGTCTTGGTGCTACTGTACTAGGTTATGACCTATACAAAAAAGAAAATGTAGAAGATATATTAACTCAAGTAGATCTTGATTATTTAGTAAAAAATAGTGATATTATATCACTTCATATTCCATTTATTAAAGAAAATGGTCAACTTGTTACTAAAGAATTTCTAGATAAAATGAAAGACCACGCTATATTAATAAATACTGGACGTGGTGAAGTAGTTGATACTAAAGCCTTAATTCAAGCACTTAAATCTGGTCACTTGGCTGGTGCTGGGCTTGATACAGTAGAAAAAGAATCTGGAATATTCTTTAAAGATTTTTCAAACGGTTCAATAGGTAACGAAGAATTTGAACAATTAGTTGCTCTTTATCCTAGAGTTACTCTATCACCACATATAGGTTCATTTACAGATGAAGCTGTTAAGAATATGATAGAAACAAGTTTTGAAAATCTACATGAATATATTTCTACTGGAGATTGTAAGAATAAGATAAAATAAGGAGTTCTATGACAAAATTAAGTGAAATATTAAATACAGCATTTTTATCCGCAATAGCTTGTACTGTTATTATTATACTAATAGGATATTATTTAAGAAAGAAAAATATAGTGCCTGAAAATTGTGCAAATGCTATAAGCTCTATGTCTTTGAGTGCAACATTGCCACCACTAGCTTTTACAGCTTTTATGCAAGATATTAGACCTGAAACATTTACTACTGGAATGAATGTTCTAGTTTTTAGTTTTGTTGCCTATATATTCTTAATAATGCTAGGGTATTTATTCTACTTTAAATATACTGGTAGATACAAAAAAGCACTAATTGTATTTACAGCTTTTGGTTCAACAACATTTTTTGCAATACCAATTATAGACGGGATAATAGGGTCATCAGGTACTTTATATGCAAATATATTCAATATTGGCTATAGGGTGTTTCTATATACATTTGGTTTAATTATGATGAGTGATATGGAATTTGAGCTAAAAAACCTTAAAAAGATATTTTTAAACCCAATAATTATTGCTACTTTTTTAGGATTAGTTTTCTGGCTTTTACAAAATAGATTCCCCATACTAAGAATTGATAGATCATTTAAACCTTTATTCTTTGTATTAAAATCTTTAGCACAAACATCTGCACCTCTTGCATTCTTTGCAATAGGTATGACGTTGGCTAATGTTTCTTTAAAAGAATGTATAAAAGAAAAAATGACAATAATATACTGTATATTACGTTTAGTAGTAATACCTGCGATATTTCTAGTATTACTTGTATTACTAGACTATATAGGAATAAGATTTGAATACAACGCTGTTATAGCTATAATCATCATGCTAACAACACCACCTGCAACGGTTGCTGTTTCTTATGCTATAAAATACGATAACGAGGCTGTATTAGCATCTAATATTTCATTAATAGGAACCTTTATATCAATAATTTTAATAATATTCTGGGTAATAGTTTTAACAATTGCCCATGGTTATGGAATAATATAAAAATAGTCCCTTTAAAAATTGGGACTATTTTTTTTGATTCTTTTCGAATTTAATATAGCAACTAGGGCAACTCCTACATCACCAAACACTGCTCCCCATAATCCTGCAAGACCTAATACTCCTAGAATTATGACAATGAATTTAACTAGTAATATTATTACTATATTCTCTAGTACTATATACTTCATCTTTTTAGCTTTCTTTTTCAAAAGTGATACATTCATTAATGTATCTGTATTAAATACTATATCACTTGCACCTATAGCAACATCGCTTCCAACTCTTCCCATAGCAACACCTACATCAGCTGCAGCTATTACTGGAGCATCATTGATACCATCACCTAGATACATTATCTTATCAACTAATTTCTTTTCTTCTAAGATTCTTAATTTATCTTTAGGTAGTAGGTTATAGTAACAATCATCTATTGCTAAAGTATTTTTTACTTCAAGTGCTGATAATCTATTATCTCCTGTTAGCATTGCAATATTTTTTATGCCAACTTGTCTCATACACTTTATTGCTTCTTTTGTATCTTTTTTTATTTTATCTTTAACGTATATATTCAATACATATTGTCCATTAAATGCAACGTTTATATTCGTTCCATACTCATCTTTAATATTTTTAGCACTCTCTGGAATGTTAACCTTATTCTTCTTCATCATATTGTCATTACCAACTAAAACTAAGTACTTATCTGTTTTAAGTTTGATACCTTGACCTGCTATTTCAGACAATTCTATGACCTTTATATCCTTACCAAAAGTCTTATCTTCTATACCTGCATTTAAACTAAATTCATGATTATTACACAAGTCTTCTTCAGAATGTCCTATACGATGTCTATACTCATCAACATACATTGCCTTATCATTGTTTTTACTATGATCTTTTGGCTTATGACAACAACCACAGTGCTTACAATAACTAATAAATTCCATATATACATCATCATATTGAACCTTAGTTAATCCATATTTTGCTTTAATAAACTCAATGATACTCTTAGCAATTGGGTGATTAGAATTATTCTCAGCTATATATATATGCTCAAATATTTCTCTTTCTTCC
It encodes:
- a CDS encoding RecX family transcriptional regulator yields the protein MLTIIKLVKNKIYLSNEEIIDVNPDIIHEYKLRQGDDITDKYTDVLLASIKNKAIFYIYLKPRTSYELISKLKAKYTNIDLINEAVMYMKECGYIDDVDYALSYILTHSNSRQKNYFKLMQKGIKKADIDLAYTDVPENTEEDQLEKEIAKLKENKIELPKIILKLTRKGYEYSKIKKVIDKMK
- the recA gene encoding recombinase RecA → MAKKKEETDIVEEKERLLKSAVEQIQKSFGDGAIMKLGENQRMNISSISTGSLNLDLALGIGGVPRGRIVEIYGAESSGKTTLALNIIAQAQKEGGIAAFIDAEHALDPVYAKALGVNIDDLLISQPDTGEQAMEIVELLVRSSAIDVIVIDSVAALVPKSEIDGEMGDQQMGLQARLMSKALRKLTGSIGKSETVVVFINQIREKIGGFSFVPGVQTTTSGGRALKFFSTIRMEVKKVGQIKQSDDVVGNEVLVKVTKNKVAPPFKEARFNIMYGTGISKEGEILDLAIELQICKKSGAWFSYGDTKLGQGKINVENLLKENKELFEEIKAKVLEKLNVNNNKVSEE
- a CDS encoding AEC family transporter, coding for MSHILVILNTKFLSAIFSTIFIILIGYFLRKKNKVTEQGSKILSSILLSAALPALAFNAFMQDIKPETYTTGINVLIFGFVAYVLLIFLSYIFYIRYEGDAKKTMIVLTTFGSTTFFGIPIINGLLGSTGTLYANIFNIAYRVFLYSFGLIMMSGIKFEKKNLKQIFLNPIIIATFLGLIIWIFQKYIPFARIDKTAKPIFAGLKYLGNLSSPLAWLAIGMTLANISLKEALEEVQTLVYGVIKLIVIPLIFLVLLIILNSLGIHFQYEAITSIIIMLATPPATVAVAYAIKFDKKAVLASNISLVNTVLSVFAIIIWIVVLTITHGMGLI
- a CDS encoding 2-hydroxyacid dehydrogenase, encoding MKVLCYGVRDVEKPFFEKLNEKFGFDLTLVPEYLNSVETAQLSKNHEAVILRGNCFATKEVLDIYKENGVKYVLTRTVGVNHIDNAYAKSIGLKTAFVPFYSPNAIAELAITHALMLLRNMALTTSMTSKKDFRCVSQMFSREIRNCTVGVIGLGKIGFTAAKLFKGLGATVLGYDLYKKENVEDILTQVDLDYLVKNSDIISLHIPFIKENGQLVTKEFLDKMKDHAILINTGRGEVVDTKALIQALKSGHLAGAGLDTVEKESGIFFKDFSNGSIGNEEFEQLVALYPRVTLSPHIGSFTDEAVKNMIETSFENLHEYISTGDCKNKIK
- a CDS encoding AEC family transporter; this encodes MTKLSEILNTAFLSAIACTVIIILIGYYLRKKNIVPENCANAISSMSLSATLPPLAFTAFMQDIRPETFTTGMNVLVFSFVAYIFLIMLGYLFYFKYTGRYKKALIVFTAFGSTTFFAIPIIDGIIGSSGTLYANIFNIGYRVFLYTFGLIMMSDMEFELKNLKKIFLNPIIIATFLGLVFWLLQNRFPILRIDRSFKPLFFVLKSLAQTSAPLAFFAIGMTLANVSLKECIKEKMTIIYCILRLVVIPAIFLVLLVLLDYIGIRFEYNAVIAIIIMLTTPPATVAVSYAIKYDNEAVLASNISLIGTFISIILIIFWVIVLTIAHGYGII